From Halodesulfovibrio aestuarii DSM 17919 = ATCC 29578, the proteins below share one genomic window:
- the purF gene encoding amidophosphoribosyltransferase, producing MKREYCGVFGIYNHEEAARLTYFGLYAQQHRGQESAGIVTWDGTKLREERGMGLVPEVFNEEHLGRELKGNIGMGHIRYSTTGGSFLRNAQPFMVQYKDLELAIAHNGNLVNTMELRAQLEESGSIFQTTIDSEVIVHLIVKHLRTKPLEEAVLAACKEAQGSYSLLLMVNNKLIAVRDPHGIRPLVLGRLGDAHVIASETCAFDLLEAELVRDVEPGEMIVIDGNSIESYKMDVTVEKKRHCIFELVYFSRPDSLVFGENVYNCRKEMGRQLALESHVDADFVMPFPDSGIYCAVGYAQESGLPYEHAMIRNHYVGRTFIQPSQDMRDFSTRVKINPVKSLIEGKRIVIVDDSVVRGTTIRSRVKKLRELGAKEIHFRVSCPPIKFPCFYGINFSSKGELIAANNSVEEIEKFIGLDSLHYLSIEGLLKSVSSPDDYCLACFNGDYAIPCPSGNCGSCNC from the coding sequence ATGAAACGTGAATATTGTGGTGTGTTCGGGATCTATAATCACGAAGAGGCAGCCCGCCTTACTTACTTTGGCCTCTATGCTCAACAGCATAGAGGACAGGAAAGTGCCGGTATCGTAACATGGGACGGCACCAAGCTTCGTGAAGAGCGTGGCATGGGACTTGTTCCCGAAGTGTTTAATGAAGAGCACCTCGGCAGAGAACTGAAGGGCAACATCGGCATGGGACATATCCGGTATTCAACTACCGGTGGCTCATTCCTGAGAAACGCTCAGCCATTTATGGTTCAGTACAAAGATCTGGAGCTTGCCATTGCGCACAACGGAAACCTTGTAAACACTATGGAACTGCGCGCTCAACTTGAAGAGAGCGGTTCTATTTTTCAGACCACAATTGACAGTGAAGTTATTGTGCATCTGATTGTTAAACATCTGCGCACAAAACCGCTTGAAGAAGCGGTACTTGCTGCTTGCAAAGAAGCCCAGGGGTCTTACTCGCTTTTGCTTATGGTTAACAATAAGCTTATTGCTGTACGTGACCCACACGGTATTCGCCCATTAGTACTTGGACGTCTCGGAGATGCTCATGTAATCGCCTCAGAAACTTGCGCATTCGATCTGCTTGAAGCAGAACTCGTGCGTGACGTAGAGCCGGGAGAAATGATCGTGATTGACGGAAACTCTATTGAGTCCTACAAAATGGACGTAACAGTAGAGAAAAAACGTCATTGTATCTTTGAGCTTGTATACTTCTCCCGCCCTGACTCCCTTGTCTTCGGCGAGAATGTATATAACTGTCGTAAAGAAATGGGACGCCAGCTCGCGCTGGAATCACATGTTGACGCTGATTTTGTCATGCCGTTCCCCGATTCCGGTATTTACTGTGCAGTTGGTTATGCACAGGAATCCGGATTACCCTACGAGCATGCAATGATTCGAAACCACTATGTGGGACGAACATTTATTCAGCCTTCACAAGATATGCGAGATTTTAGCACCCGTGTTAAAATCAACCCTGTAAAAAGCCTTATTGAAGGTAAGCGCATTGTCATCGTGGACGACTCCGTAGTTCGCGGTACCACAATTCGCTCCCGTGTTAAAAAGCTGCGGGAACTCGGCGCAAAGGAAATTCATTTCAGAGTGAGTTGTCCGCCAATTAAATTCCCGTGTTTCTACGGCATCAACTTCTCCTCCAAAGGAGAACTCATTGCTGCCAATAATTCTGTAGAGGAGATCGAAAAATTCATCGGTCTGGACAGCCTTCATTATCTTTCCATTGAAGGTCTGCTCAAATCGGTTTCATCTCCTGATGATTACTGTCTTGCATGTTTTAACGGGGATTATGCAATCCCTTGTCCAAGCGGTAATTGCGGGTCATGCAACTGCTAG
- the carB gene encoding carbamoyl-phosphate synthase large subunit, which yields MPKRTDLKRIMVIGSGPIVIGQACEFDYSGTQAVKALKEEGYEVVLVNSNPATIMTDPELADRTYIEPIEPATVAEIIRKERPCALLPTLGGQTGLNTALAVAESGVLEECGVELIGATKSVIEKAESRELFREAMANIGLSVPASDIARSMDDVRRIGEEMNFPIIIRPAFTMGGKGGGIAYNMEDLETIASQGLAASIQSELLLEQSIIGWKEYEMEVMRDKADNCVIICSIENLDPMGVHTGDSITVAPAQTLSDVEYQKMRDASIAIMREIGVETGGSNVQFGVNPKNGDLVVIEMNPRVSRSSALASKATGFPIAKIAAKLAVGYTLDEIPNDITRETMASFEPTIDYCVTKLPRFTFEKFPGAKDELNTAMKSVGEAMSIGRTFKESFQKGMRSLEVGVAGFGSNYREKLPELEDIMGLLRTPNSKRVFALRHAFLLGMTIEEMHEITHIDPWFLHQLKDIITMEEEIKDFGLANSLAPENDELYPLMKRAKEYGFSDRQLAEMWKQPETAIRQLRKELGLEAVYYLVDTCASEFEAYTPYYYSTYETGNEIEVADKKKVIILGGGPNRIGQGIEFDYCCCHASFALRDMDVQSIMVNSNPETVSTDYDTSDRLYFEPLTFEDVMNIVELEKPDGVIIQFGGQTPLNLAVPLLRAGVPILGTHPDSIDRAEDRERFQALIKKLDLRQPANATVMSLEEARKAAKTITYPLVVRPSYVLGGRAMEIVFDEEQLAEYFGKYVPNNLEHPILLDKFLENATEVDVDAISDGSEVYVAGIMEHIEEAGIHSGDSACVLPPHTLPAEIVGEIRRQTIELAKELRVIGLMNIQFAVKDAQVFILEVNPRASRTAPFVSKATGVPLPRLATQVMMGEKLTDIDPWSMRKHGYVSVKESVFPFSRFPGVDILLGPEMRSTGEVMGIAKTVDEAFMKGQVASGQVLPQEGKVFISVNDSDKPYILDVAKRFVDLGFEVLATSGSAKLFIENGIPATRVAKVYEGRPNIVDFIKNGEVALLLNTASGKRTVQDSKSIRQEALIYGVPYSTTVSGARAISMAIAEQRNCELTVQSLQEYYAGE from the coding sequence ATGCCAAAAAGGACAGATTTAAAGCGCATTATGGTTATTGGCTCCGGACCAATTGTTATTGGTCAGGCGTGTGAGTTTGACTACTCCGGAACTCAGGCTGTTAAAGCCTTGAAAGAAGAAGGGTACGAGGTTGTGTTGGTTAACTCCAACCCAGCTACTATTATGACCGACCCTGAGCTTGCCGACCGGACGTATATTGAGCCAATTGAACCTGCAACGGTTGCTGAGATTATTCGAAAAGAGCGACCTTGTGCTCTTCTGCCCACACTTGGCGGTCAGACCGGCTTGAACACTGCGCTTGCAGTGGCAGAGTCCGGCGTACTTGAAGAGTGTGGCGTTGAACTTATCGGGGCAACCAAGTCAGTTATTGAAAAAGCGGAAAGCCGCGAGCTTTTCCGTGAAGCAATGGCAAACATCGGCCTCAGCGTACCCGCTTCTGACATTGCAAGAAGCATGGACGACGTGCGTCGAATCGGCGAAGAAATGAACTTCCCGATTATTATCCGCCCTGCATTTACCATGGGTGGTAAAGGCGGCGGTATTGCCTACAACATGGAAGATCTGGAGACTATTGCCTCACAGGGTCTTGCAGCATCTATTCAGTCAGAATTGCTTCTTGAGCAGTCCATTATCGGCTGGAAAGAGTACGAAATGGAAGTTATGCGTGATAAAGCAGACAACTGCGTTATCATTTGTTCCATTGAAAACCTTGACCCGATGGGCGTGCACACCGGTGACTCCATCACAGTAGCACCAGCACAGACACTCTCTGATGTTGAATACCAGAAAATGCGTGATGCTTCTATCGCCATCATGCGTGAAATTGGTGTTGAAACTGGCGGTTCAAACGTACAGTTCGGTGTAAACCCTAAGAACGGCGACCTCGTGGTTATCGAAATGAACCCGCGTGTTTCCCGATCTTCCGCTCTTGCATCTAAAGCCACCGGCTTCCCTATTGCTAAAATTGCAGCAAAGCTTGCAGTGGGATACACTCTTGATGAGATCCCTAACGATATTACCCGCGAGACAATGGCTTCCTTTGAACCGACCATTGACTACTGCGTAACCAAGCTTCCTCGCTTTACTTTTGAAAAATTCCCGGGTGCGAAAGACGAACTGAACACCGCGATGAAGAGTGTCGGTGAAGCTATGTCTATCGGACGTACCTTCAAAGAATCCTTCCAGAAAGGCATGCGCTCTCTTGAAGTTGGTGTTGCTGGATTTGGTAGCAATTACCGTGAAAAACTTCCTGAACTGGAAGACATCATGGGCTTGCTGCGTACACCAAACTCCAAACGCGTTTTCGCTCTGCGCCACGCATTCCTTCTTGGTATGACCATTGAAGAAATGCACGAAATCACCCACATCGACCCTTGGTTTCTCCACCAGTTGAAAGACATCATTACAATGGAAGAAGAGATTAAAGATTTTGGTCTTGCCAACTCTCTTGCTCCTGAAAATGATGAGCTCTACCCGCTGATGAAACGTGCTAAAGAGTACGGTTTCTCTGACCGTCAGCTTGCAGAAATGTGGAAGCAGCCGGAAACAGCAATCCGCCAGCTGCGTAAAGAACTCGGACTCGAAGCTGTGTACTACCTTGTAGACACCTGTGCTTCCGAATTTGAGGCATATACCCCGTACTACTACTCAACCTACGAAACAGGAAACGAGATAGAAGTTGCGGACAAGAAAAAAGTAATCATCCTCGGCGGTGGTCCTAACCGTATCGGTCAGGGCATCGAGTTTGACTACTGCTGCTGTCATGCATCCTTTGCACTGCGCGACATGGACGTACAGTCCATTATGGTAAACTCAAACCCTGAAACAGTTTCTACTGACTACGATACGTCTGACCGCCTCTATTTTGAGCCGCTCACCTTCGAAGATGTTATGAACATTGTAGAACTGGAAAAACCGGATGGAGTGATCATCCAGTTCGGCGGACAGACCCCGCTGAACCTTGCTGTGCCATTATTACGCGCCGGCGTGCCTATTCTTGGCACTCATCCGGACTCCATTGACCGCGCAGAAGACCGCGAACGCTTCCAGGCACTTATCAAAAAGCTTGACCTCAGGCAGCCTGCAAACGCGACCGTTATGTCTTTGGAAGAAGCTCGCAAAGCAGCCAAGACCATCACATACCCACTTGTTGTCCGTCCTTCATACGTACTTGGCGGACGCGCAATGGAAATTGTATTTGATGAAGAGCAGCTTGCTGAATACTTTGGAAAATATGTTCCAAACAACCTTGAGCACCCCATTCTCTTAGACAAGTTCCTTGAGAACGCGACCGAGGTTGACGTGGATGCCATCAGTGATGGTAGCGAAGTATATGTTGCCGGTATCATGGAACACATTGAAGAAGCAGGTATCCACTCCGGTGACTCCGCATGTGTTCTCCCTCCGCATACTCTGCCCGCAGAAATTGTAGGTGAAATTCGCAGACAGACCATCGAACTCGCTAAAGAGCTTCGTGTTATCGGCCTTATGAACATTCAGTTTGCGGTAAAAGATGCACAGGTATTCATTCTTGAAGTGAACCCTCGTGCGTCCCGAACCGCTCCGTTTGTATCTAAAGCAACCGGCGTACCGTTGCCGCGTCTGGCTACTCAGGTTATGATGGGTGAAAAACTTACCGATATCGACCCTTGGTCCATGCGCAAACATGGCTATGTTTCTGTTAAAGAATCTGTGTTCCCATTCTCCCGCTTCCCTGGTGTTGATATCCTTCTCGGACCTGAAATGCGTTCGACCGGTGAAGTAATGGGGATTGCAAAAACAGTTGATGAAGCGTTCATGAAAGGACAGGTTGCCTCAGGACAAGTATTGCCTCAGGAAGGCAAAGTCTTCATCTCAGTTAACGACAGCGACAAACCATACATTCTGGATGTTGCAAAACGTTTTGTTGATCTTGGATTCGAGGTACTCGCAACCTCAGGTTCCGCTAAGCTGTTTATAGAAAACGGCATTCCGGCAACCAGAGTTGCAAAAGTTTACGAAGGGCGACCAAACATAGTTGACTTTATAAAGAATGGTGAAGTAGCTCTGCTCTTGAACACGGCTTCTGGTAAACGCACTGTGCAGGATTCCAAGTCCATTAGACAGGAAGCACTGATTTATGGAGTGCCTTACTCCACAACAGTTTCCGGAGCTCGTGCTATATCTATGGCCATAGCAGAACAAAGAAATTGCGAACTGACAGTTCAAAGTTTGCAGGAATACTACGCTGGAGAATAA
- a CDS encoding STAS/SEC14 domain-containing protein, whose translation MLKLLEGFDDTTLAVEAQGEITRQDYEDVIIPRVKEILKTYEKVNCFMHFTEGTEYSTGALATDAVFGIRHLFSWNRIAIVTDIHWIHKAAGYLLPMMPFEAKLFVEDEYELAKKWLEG comes from the coding sequence ATGTTAAAGCTTTTGGAAGGATTCGATGACACGACGCTCGCCGTGGAAGCACAGGGTGAAATTACACGTCAGGATTATGAAGACGTGATTATCCCACGTGTAAAAGAAATTTTGAAAACATATGAAAAGGTAAACTGCTTTATGCACTTTACTGAAGGCACAGAGTACTCTACGGGGGCATTGGCAACTGATGCTGTGTTTGGAATCAGACATCTTTTCTCGTGGAATAGAATTGCTATTGTGACAGATATTCACTGGATTCATAAAGCCGCTGGATATCTTTTGCCTATGATGCCGTTTGAAGCAAAATTATTTGTAGAAGATGAGTATGAATTAGCAAAAAAATGGCTTGAGGGGTAA
- a CDS encoding M24 family metallopeptidase — translation MIQVCGARREKLRALMDEKGIDALFISHETNRYYLSGFELHDGQKNEYAGYLLITKDGKDWLFTDSRYWDAAKRLWDESRIYIYRTNAAASINAHIKQLGYTTVGFEARTIPYAFQKAFADDLHCVEGDGLVEELRMVKDDHEIACLNEACALNHKLMQWVPSVCRPGRTEQAVAWDIEKFFRDNGASELAFSSIVAVGPNAALPHAIPGHTVITEECPVLIDVGCRLNDYCSDQTRTIWVGSSPTDEFKRTMEFVRTAQDVAIAAMEPGMPVKEVHAIATNVFKDAGVAEYFTHSFGHGIGLETHEAPSVNMRSDAILKPGMVVTAEPGLYYPEWGGVRWEHMVHVTENGVERM, via the coding sequence ATGATTCAAGTATGCGGAGCAAGACGCGAAAAATTGCGCGCACTCATGGATGAAAAAGGGATTGATGCCCTTTTCATCAGTCACGAAACAAATCGTTATTACTTGTCTGGCTTTGAGTTGCATGACGGGCAGAAAAATGAATATGCCGGCTATCTGCTGATTACGAAGGACGGAAAAGATTGGCTGTTTACGGACTCCCGCTATTGGGACGCAGCAAAACGATTGTGGGATGAATCTCGAATTTATATTTACCGGACAAATGCTGCGGCTTCTATTAATGCCCATATAAAGCAGCTTGGCTATACGACAGTCGGATTTGAAGCCCGAACTATTCCGTATGCGTTTCAAAAAGCATTTGCTGATGATTTGCATTGCGTGGAAGGGGACGGGTTGGTGGAAGAGCTTCGCATGGTAAAGGATGACCATGAAATCGCGTGTCTTAACGAGGCTTGTGCGTTGAACCATAAGCTTATGCAGTGGGTTCCTTCTGTATGCAGACCGGGGCGGACTGAACAGGCTGTTGCGTGGGACATTGAAAAGTTTTTCCGCGATAACGGTGCAAGCGAACTGGCTTTTTCATCGATTGTTGCAGTGGGGCCGAATGCTGCGCTGCCTCACGCTATTCCGGGGCACACTGTGATTACTGAAGAGTGTCCGGTGCTTATTGATGTAGGGTGTCGTCTTAATGATTATTGCTCTGACCAGACCCGTACAATATGGGTAGGCTCAAGCCCTACAGACGAATTTAAGCGCACGATGGAGTTTGTCCGTACTGCGCAGGATGTAGCTATTGCAGCAATGGAACCCGGAATGCCAGTAAAAGAGGTTCATGCTATTGCGACTAATGTGTTTAAAGATGCAGGTGTCGCTGAATACTTTACGCATTCTTTTGGCCACGGTATCGGGCTGGAAACGCATGAAGCACCCTCTGTGAACATGCGTTCTGACGCTATTTTGAAACCGGGAATGGTCGTTACTGCTGAGCCGGGATTGTATTATCCGGAATGGGGTGGAGTTCGTTGGGAACACATGGTTCATGTGACTGAAAATGGTGTTGAACGAATGTGA
- the hisF gene encoding imidazole glycerol phosphate synthase subunit HisF translates to MLSKRIIPCLDVRDGRLTKGVKFKGNVDIGDPVETAKKYYEEGADEIVFYDITASHEGRGIFLDVVENVASTIFIPFSVGGGINSVQDMRDALNAGAEKVSVNSGAVKNPDIISEGAARFGNQAIVLGMDVKQVPVTADIPSGYEIVIHGGRKHMNMDAVEWAKTAEALGAGEICVNSIDADGTKDGYELNLTRTIAEAVNIPIIASGGAGNPQHMYDAVTKGKATAALIASIVHYGEYTIPELKRQMSAMGAKMRMSW, encoded by the coding sequence ATGCTAAGTAAACGTATTATCCCGTGCCTTGACGTACGCGATGGAAGATTGACTAAGGGTGTTAAATTTAAAGGTAACGTCGATATCGGTGATCCCGTAGAAACTGCCAAAAAGTACTACGAAGAGGGTGCCGATGAAATCGTGTTCTACGATATTACAGCGTCTCATGAAGGACGTGGTATTTTTCTTGATGTTGTAGAAAATGTTGCATCAACTATCTTTATACCGTTTTCCGTAGGCGGTGGCATCAATTCCGTACAGGATATGCGTGATGCCCTTAACGCTGGTGCAGAGAAGGTTTCCGTTAACTCCGGTGCTGTTAAAAATCCTGATATCATCAGTGAAGGCGCAGCTCGTTTCGGAAATCAGGCAATTGTACTCGGTATGGATGTAAAGCAGGTTCCGGTAACCGCAGATATCCCGTCCGGCTATGAAATCGTTATTCATGGTGGTAGAAAGCACATGAATATGGATGCGGTTGAATGGGCAAAAACCGCTGAAGCACTTGGTGCAGGCGAAATTTGCGTGAACTCCATCGATGCAGACGGAACGAAAGACGGTTACGAACTGAATCTTACCCGCACCATTGCAGAAGCCGTAAATATCCCTATCATCGCCTCCGGCGGTGCTGGGAATCCACAGCATATGTACGATGCCGTGACCAAAGGTAAAGCAACTGCAGCGCTCATCGCATCAATCGTTCATTATGGTGAATACACCATTCCTGAACTCAAGCGCCAGATGTCCGCCATGGGCGCAAAAATGCGCATGAGCTGGTAG
- the hisH gene encoding imidazole glycerol phosphate synthase subunit HisH encodes MLAILEYKAGNQTSVKRALDHLGIPNKITANPDEVLAAHGIIFPGVGAAGQAMEELVASGLEAVLRDAIEQGKPLLGICVGCQIMLDYSQEGNTKTLGIIPGQCNLFNEEWKDVNGDPIRVPHMGWNKITQHKPCELLKGISDEDEFYFVHSYFPEPDPEYVIATTQYGYEFCSIHGGPGLWAVQFHPEKSGRAGLRLIKNFYNYCEEAANAK; translated from the coding sequence ATGCTCGCGATTCTTGAGTACAAAGCGGGGAACCAGACAAGTGTAAAGCGTGCGCTTGACCATCTCGGTATCCCAAATAAAATTACAGCAAACCCAGATGAAGTGTTGGCGGCTCATGGAATTATTTTCCCTGGTGTCGGTGCTGCCGGTCAGGCAATGGAAGAATTAGTAGCTTCCGGCCTTGAGGCTGTACTTCGTGATGCCATTGAGCAGGGAAAACCGTTGCTCGGTATCTGTGTTGGTTGCCAGATCATGCTTGATTACAGCCAGGAAGGTAATACCAAGACACTTGGCATTATCCCGGGTCAATGTAATCTATTTAATGAAGAATGGAAGGACGTGAACGGTGATCCGATTCGTGTTCCCCATATGGGTTGGAATAAGATTACTCAGCATAAACCATGCGAGTTGCTTAAAGGCATTAGCGATGAAGATGAATTTTACTTTGTGCATTCATACTTCCCTGAGCCAGACCCTGAGTACGTGATTGCAACGACACAATATGGATATGAGTTTTGTTCCATACACGGTGGTCCCGGCTTGTGGGCTGTTCAGTTCCATCCGGAGAAAAGTGGCCGTGCAGGGCTTCGCCTGATCAAAAACTTCTACAATTACTGCGAGGAGGCCGCTAATGCTAAGTAA
- a CDS encoding KpsF/GutQ family sugar-phosphate isomerase codes for MNKCICTPAGDWLAKGRQAIQIEIEGLETVKTNLDESFVRAVELLAKCKGRVIITGLGKSGLVGRKLAATLSSTGTASFYLHPVEGAHGDLGMIREEDVVVSISNSGETDELNAVLPAMRSLGASVISLTGGTESTMARLSDIVINTGVPKEACPLDLAPTSSTTATIAIGDALAACLIEAKAFTAADFKRYHPGGALGQRLTMPIDALILRESDPVVVQETPLSDALRVMDRGRLGTVVFTDDKGCLTGILTDGDLRRLICKGTLDMEQPSSQVMIKEPYRAQKGSSVAELLDFMEEKEITVLPVVEENGTLCGIVHMHDLLGKGRVKFSR; via the coding sequence ATGAATAAGTGTATTTGCACACCTGCTGGCGACTGGCTGGCGAAAGGCCGTCAAGCCATCCAGATCGAAATAGAAGGTCTGGAAACCGTTAAGACGAACCTTGATGAGTCTTTTGTCCGCGCAGTTGAACTGCTTGCAAAATGCAAAGGCCGAGTTATTATCACCGGTCTTGGCAAATCCGGCCTTGTCGGCCGCAAGCTCGCAGCAACCCTGTCTTCCACAGGGACTGCCTCTTTCTACCTGCATCCTGTTGAAGGCGCCCACGGTGACCTCGGCATGATCCGTGAGGAAGACGTTGTGGTGTCCATATCCAACTCCGGAGAAACTGACGAGCTTAACGCAGTTCTTCCGGCAATGCGCTCCCTTGGAGCATCTGTGATTTCTTTAACTGGCGGCACTGAATCCACTATGGCGCGGCTTTCAGATATTGTCATCAATACCGGCGTACCCAAAGAAGCCTGCCCGCTTGATCTTGCTCCAACAAGTTCAACCACTGCCACAATTGCTATCGGCGATGCCCTTGCAGCGTGCTTGATTGAAGCAAAAGCATTTACCGCGGCAGACTTTAAACGCTACCACCCGGGTGGTGCGTTGGGCCAACGTCTGACCATGCCCATCGATGCATTGATTCTTCGCGAATCTGATCCTGTAGTAGTACAGGAGACACCGCTTTCCGATGCATTGCGTGTTATGGATAGAGGGCGTCTCGGAACCGTCGTATTTACTGACGATAAAGGCTGTCTTACAGGCATCCTCACTGATGGCGACCTGCGCCGCCTTATCTGTAAAGGTACACTCGACATGGAGCAGCCTTCTTCTCAAGTTATGATCAAGGAGCCCTACAGAGCTCAAAAAGGCTCATCAGTAGCAGAACTTCTTGATTTTATGGAAGAAAAAGAAATAACTGTTCTACCAGTGGTAGAAGAGAACGGAACTCTCTGCGGCATCGTGCACATGCACGACCTGCTCGGCAAAGGGCGCGTTAAATTCAGTAGATAG
- a CDS encoding exodeoxyribonuclease III has translation MKLTSWNVNGFRAVQKKPEWQWFKENDADVIGVQETKAMPEQIAEEDRHPDGIYSYWLGSTIKKGYSGTAVFSKIKPLSVSYDLPDPKYQGEGRVIHLEFEAFHYFNIYFPNGQAGEDRLEYKLGFYDAFLEHAEELRKTKPIVVCGDFNTAHKPIDLARPKPNEGTSGFLPIERAWLDKFVEAGYVDTFRHVNPDAKDRYSWWSYRFNARKNNTGWRIDYFFVSEELKDAIKDAWIEDTQFGSDHCPVWLELDI, from the coding sequence ATGAAACTTACATCCTGGAATGTGAACGGCTTTCGCGCGGTACAGAAAAAACCCGAGTGGCAATGGTTTAAAGAAAATGATGCAGACGTAATAGGTGTGCAAGAAACCAAAGCAATGCCGGAGCAGATTGCCGAAGAAGACAGACATCCTGATGGCATTTACAGCTACTGGCTTGGTTCTACCATCAAAAAAGGATATTCTGGAACGGCTGTTTTTTCCAAAATCAAACCGCTTAGTGTAAGCTACGATCTTCCTGACCCCAAATATCAGGGTGAAGGACGAGTTATCCATCTTGAGTTCGAGGCATTCCACTATTTCAACATATACTTCCCGAACGGACAGGCCGGTGAAGATCGTCTAGAATATAAACTCGGTTTCTATGACGCGTTCCTCGAACACGCAGAGGAGCTGCGCAAAACCAAGCCTATCGTCGTATGCGGAGACTTCAATACCGCTCACAAACCTATCGATCTGGCACGGCCAAAGCCAAACGAAGGCACCTCAGGCTTCCTGCCAATTGAACGTGCGTGGCTCGACAAATTTGTTGAGGCTGGTTACGTGGACACTTTCCGTCATGTTAATCCAGATGCCAAAGACCGATATTCATGGTGGTCCTACCGCTTTAACGCCCGCAAGAACAACACCGGATGGCGTATCGACTACTTCTTTGTTTCTGAAGAACTTAAAGATGCCATTAAGGACGCATGGATCGAAGATACGCAATTTGGCTCTGATCACTGCCCTGTCTGGCTTGAATTGGATATTTAA
- a CDS encoding tetratricopeptide repeat protein codes for MTKKIQFFALVLCLCLCSVSIASAEYTQQDCDKFYFSAQYDKAYQCLSSMAAEGDPQSQFNLAVLYHLGQGVAKDTSKTIYWLTRAAENGHPNAQFGIGAAYESGFGVEQDLAEAVKWYSKAANQGHAAAQTNLGVMYGNGEGVERNSIEALKWFRLAASSGSSKARRNAEVLAQYMSDEEILEADTMAAAWEPIISEKTDPLLNQSVHK; via the coding sequence ATGACAAAGAAAATTCAATTTTTCGCACTGGTTTTATGTTTATGTTTGTGCAGCGTTTCAATCGCTTCAGCGGAGTATACTCAGCAGGATTGTGACAAATTCTATTTTTCTGCTCAGTATGATAAAGCCTATCAATGCCTTAGCTCGATGGCAGCAGAAGGTGATCCGCAGTCTCAGTTTAACTTGGCCGTTCTGTATCATTTAGGACAAGGTGTTGCTAAGGATACATCTAAGACAATCTATTGGCTGACACGTGCCGCTGAAAACGGGCATCCTAATGCTCAATTTGGTATTGGTGCCGCATACGAATCAGGTTTTGGCGTGGAACAAGATTTGGCTGAAGCAGTGAAGTGGTACAGCAAAGCGGCTAATCAGGGGCATGCAGCAGCGCAAACTAATCTGGGTGTGATGTACGGAAACGGCGAAGGTGTTGAAAGGAACTCTATTGAAGCGCTGAAATGGTTCAGACTTGCAGCATCAAGCGGAAGCAGCAAAGCAAGACGTAACGCCGAGGTTCTGGCACAATATATGTCCGACGAAGAGATCCTTGAGGCAGATACGATGGCAGCAGCGTGGGAACCAATTATATCTGAAAAAACGGATCCGCTTCTTAACCAATCAGTACATAAGTGA